The following proteins come from a genomic window of Rhodoligotrophos sp. CJ14:
- the rpoZ gene encoding DNA-directed RNA polymerase subunit omega codes for MARVTVEDCIQKVPNRFELVLLAGHRARSIAQGSPLTVDRDNDKNPVVALREIADGTVDKDDLSEDLIHSMQKYVEVDEPEPETVPQIALPANPTKFSDSDDDDVVFDRMSEEDLLRGLEGLPPAESPGSSRSGL; via the coding sequence ATGGCGCGCGTCACCGTAGAAGATTGCATTCAGAAGGTTCCAAACCGCTTCGAGCTGGTTTTGCTGGCTGGTCATCGCGCGCGCTCGATCGCGCAGGGCTCGCCCCTGACCGTCGATCGCGACAATGACAAGAATCCGGTCGTCGCGCTGCGTGAGATTGCCGACGGCACCGTGGACAAAGATGACCTCTCCGAGGATCTGATCCATTCCATGCAGAAATATGTGGAGGTCGATGAGCCGGAGCCGGAGACGGTTCCACAGATTGCTCTTCCGGCCAATCCCACCAAGTTCTCCGATAGCGACGATGATGATGTCGTCTTCGATCGGATGAGCGAGGAAGACCTGCTGCGCGGCCTCGAAGGCCTGCCGCCTGCCGAGAGTCCCGGCAGCTCGCGTTCGGGCCTTTAA
- a CDS encoding uracil-DNA glycosylase: MTVPTPTATEPSRDCPLCPRLAAFRAKARAAHPDWHNAPVANFGDPDARLLIAGLAPGLKGANRTGRPFTGDYAGDLLYSTLLRFGLAEGQYAARPDDGLVLKDCVIANSVRCVPPENKPTPLEINTCNRFFAATLAARPQVKVIVALGRIAHDAVLIALGLKRSAYRFAHGAVHELPRFTLYDTYHCSRYNTQTNRLTAQMFADVIGAAAARARAPA; the protein is encoded by the coding sequence ATGACAGTCCCCACGCCCACCGCGACGGAGCCCTCGCGCGATTGTCCGCTGTGTCCGAGGCTCGCAGCCTTTCGCGCCAAAGCGCGCGCTGCGCATCCCGATTGGCACAATGCGCCGGTTGCCAATTTTGGCGATCCGGATGCTCGCCTGCTGATCGCTGGGCTCGCACCCGGCCTCAAGGGCGCCAATCGCACCGGCCGCCCCTTCACCGGCGATTACGCTGGTGATCTGCTTTATTCCACGCTGCTGCGTTTTGGCCTCGCCGAGGGCCAATATGCGGCCCGGCCCGATGATGGCCTCGTTCTCAAGGATTGCGTGATTGCGAATTCGGTGCGTTGCGTGCCGCCGGAAAACAAGCCCACGCCACTCGAGATCAACACTTGCAACCGGTTCTTCGCGGCAACGCTTGCGGCACGGCCGCAGGTTAAGGTGATCGTCGCCCTTGGCCGGATTGCTCACGATGCGGTGCTGATCGCCTTGGGGCTCAAGCGCTCGGCCTATCGCTTCGCGCATGGTGCCGTTCATGAACTGCCGCGCTTTACGCTCTACGACACCTATCACTGCTCGCGGTACAATACGCAGACGAACAGGCTCACAGCGCAAATGTTTGCAGATGTGATCGGTGCTGCAGCCGCACGGGCGCGCGCACCGGCTTAG
- the folK gene encoding 2-amino-4-hydroxy-6-hydroxymethyldihydropteridine diphosphokinase → MGSNLHGPWGAPAQAVKEALHRFAQYGIEITKCSTIISTAPYGKTDQPVFANAVAAIHTHLPPLALLQRLHMIEAAAGRRRAVRWGPRALDLDLLCYYEITTPGKSPQQWRSERRHPLVLPHPELHLRPFVLEPIREIAPFWHHPVNGLTAADMSRALPAAREGRVLGRA, encoded by the coding sequence TTGGGCAGCAATCTCCATGGCCCCTGGGGGGCGCCGGCGCAGGCTGTCAAGGAGGCCCTGCACAGATTCGCCCAATATGGGATTGAGATCACCAAGTGTTCGACGATCATCTCGACCGCGCCCTATGGCAAGACCGATCAGCCGGTTTTCGCCAATGCTGTGGCGGCCATCCATACCCATCTCCCGCCGCTCGCCCTGTTGCAGCGCTTGCATATGATTGAAGCCGCTGCAGGACGGCGTCGGGCTGTACGCTGGGGGCCGCGCGCCCTCGACCTCGATCTGCTCTGTTATTACGAGATCACCACCCCCGGCAAATCCCCTCAGCAATGGCGGAGCGAGCGCCGGCATCCCCTTGTTCTACCTCATCCCGAGCTGCATTTGCGGCCCTTCGTGCTCGAGCCGATCCGGGAAATTGCACCCTTCTGGCATCATCCGGTGAACGGACTGACCGCTGCGGACATGAGCCGAGCCTTGCCGGCCGCACGCGAGGGAAGGGTGCTTGGCCGGGCGTGA
- a CDS encoding L,D-transpeptidase: MDCRGQAVQKIVSVISGVSLLAALAAFEPAIAQSRYNFSAAIPDRSAYSKSYAGKQVIAYDGAHKPGTIVVRTGERRLYYILPDGRALAYGIGVGREGFTWKGTHRVTRKAEWPGWTPPPAMRKRQPGLPVHMPGGADNPLGARALYIGNTMYRIHGTSQPWTIGQAVSSGCIRMLNEEVIDLYSRVEVGAKVVVE; the protein is encoded by the coding sequence ATGGATTGCAGGGGGCAGGCTGTGCAGAAAATCGTCTCTGTAATATCGGGTGTGTCGCTGCTCGCCGCATTGGCGGCCTTTGAGCCGGCGATTGCCCAATCTCGCTACAATTTCTCCGCCGCGATTCCGGATCGGTCGGCCTATTCAAAAAGCTATGCGGGCAAGCAGGTGATCGCCTATGACGGCGCGCATAAGCCCGGGACCATTGTGGTACGCACGGGCGAGCGTCGGCTCTATTACATCCTGCCCGATGGCCGCGCCTTGGCTTACGGCATCGGCGTCGGTCGCGAAGGCTTCACCTGGAAGGGGACCCATCGCGTGACTCGCAAGGCCGAATGGCCGGGGTGGACGCCGCCTCCCGCCATGCGCAAGCGTCAGCCGGGACTGCCTGTCCACATGCCCGGCGGGGCGGACAATCCTCTTGGCGCCCGTGCACTCTATATCGGCAACACCATGTATCGCATCCATGGGACGAGCCAGCCTTGGACCATCGGCCAGGCGGTCTCGAGCGGATGCATTCGGATGCTCAATGAAGAGGTCATCGACCTCTATTCGCGCGTCGAGGTTGGCGCAAAGGTCGTGGTCGAGTAG
- the era gene encoding GTPase Era, with amino-acid sequence MSEPDDDVSPNVPEKEGEGTRCGFVALIGAPNAGKSTLINALVGTKVAIVTPKVQTTRAPLRGIALIGKSQIILVDTPGIFTTRRLLDEAMVEAAWGGAADADVVVFIADARLGLDDEAMLVIEGLEKTGLTAHLVLNKIDLVKREDLLATTRAFNERFAFGHTFMISALNSDGIEKLKTFLAEAVPEGPWLYPEDQVADAPLRQLAAELTREQIYLKLHQELPYASTVETEAWTEQSDGSVRIDQVVYVERDGQKKIVLGKGGQTIKHIGQAARRELEAFLDRRVHLFLFVKVREKWAQDPERLRMMGLDMPGRTGKS; translated from the coding sequence ATGAGCGAGCCGGACGATGATGTGAGCCCGAATGTGCCGGAAAAAGAGGGGGAGGGCACGCGCTGCGGCTTCGTTGCCCTGATCGGCGCCCCCAATGCCGGCAAATCGACGCTGATCAACGCGCTGGTCGGTACCAAGGTCGCGATCGTCACACCGAAAGTGCAAACCACGCGCGCGCCGCTTCGTGGCATCGCTCTGATTGGCAAGAGCCAGATCATTCTCGTCGACACGCCGGGCATTTTCACGACCCGCCGTCTGCTCGACGAGGCGATGGTCGAGGCGGCCTGGGGCGGCGCGGCGGATGCGGATGTGGTGGTCTTCATTGCGGACGCGCGCCTTGGCCTTGATGATGAAGCGATGCTGGTGATTGAGGGGCTGGAGAAGACCGGGCTTACGGCTCATCTCGTGCTGAACAAGATCGACTTGGTGAAGCGGGAAGACTTGCTTGCCACCACCCGCGCCTTCAACGAGCGCTTTGCCTTCGGCCACACCTTCATGATTTCGGCCCTCAACAGCGATGGCATCGAAAAGCTGAAAACCTTCCTTGCTGAAGCCGTACCTGAGGGACCCTGGCTCTACCCTGAAGATCAGGTGGCCGATGCGCCCTTGCGTCAGCTCGCCGCCGAGCTCACCCGCGAGCAGATCTATCTCAAGCTGCATCAGGAGCTGCCCTATGCCTCGACCGTTGAGACGGAGGCATGGACAGAACAGTCAGACGGCTCCGTCCGGATCGATCAGGTCGTCTATGTGGAGCGCGACGGCCAGAAGAAGATCGTGCTCGGCAAGGGCGGCCAGACCATCAAGCACATCGGCCAGGCGGCAAGGCGCGAGCTTGAGGCCTTTCTCGACCGGCGCGTTCACCTCTTCCTGTTCGTCAAGGTGCGGGAGAAATGGGCGCAGGATCCGGAGCGCTTGCGCATGATGGGACTCGACATGCCGGGGCGAACCGGCAAGAGCTGA
- the lepB gene encoding signal peptidase I, giving the protein MTSMTEHSEKKAAGGAWELIRVIVHALIIAFVIRTFLFQPFNIPSGSMIPTLLVGDYLFVSKFAYGYSRYSFTFSLDMFGNRVFKIGPLPFNGRILASQPERGDVAVFKLPTDNETDYIKRVIGLPGDHIQVQSGVLYINGEPVKRELAGDVMQPDAYGTERPVRRYKETLPNGVSYFTLDLYDNSPGDNTREYVVPPGHYFMMGDNRDNSTDSRFLGQVGYVPFENFVGKAEIIFFSHEPDASLLAVWDWPWVIRWDRFFTLLH; this is encoded by the coding sequence ATGACGTCGATGACAGAACATTCGGAAAAGAAAGCCGCTGGTGGCGCCTGGGAACTGATCCGCGTCATCGTTCATGCTCTGATCATCGCCTTTGTCATCCGAACCTTCCTGTTCCAGCCCTTCAATATCCCGTCCGGCTCGATGATCCCGACCCTGCTGGTCGGCGATTACCTGTTCGTCTCGAAATTCGCCTACGGCTACAGCCGATACTCCTTCACCTTCTCCCTCGACATGTTTGGCAACCGCGTCTTCAAGATCGGGCCATTGCCGTTCAACGGGCGCATTCTGGCAAGCCAGCCCGAGCGGGGAGACGTGGCCGTCTTCAAGCTGCCGACCGATAATGAGACCGATTACATCAAGCGGGTCATCGGTCTGCCCGGTGACCATATCCAGGTCCAGAGCGGCGTTCTCTACATCAACGGCGAACCGGTGAAACGCGAGCTCGCCGGCGACGTGATGCAGCCGGACGCCTATGGGACCGAGCGGCCGGTGCGGCGGTATAAGGAAACGCTGCCCAATGGCGTGAGTTATTTCACGCTCGACCTCTACGACAACTCACCCGGCGACAATACGCGCGAATATGTTGTGCCGCCCGGCCATTATTTCATGATGGGCGACAATCGCGACAATTCGACCGACAGTCGCTTCCTCGGGCAGGTGGGCTATGTCCCCTTCGAGAACTTCGTTGGCAAGGCGGAGATCATCTTCTTCTCGCACGAACCTGACGCCTCGCTGCTCGCGGTGTGGGACTGGCCCTGGGTGATCCGTTGGGACCGGTTCTTCACACTGCTCCATTGA
- a CDS encoding DUF2062 domain-containing protein: MLFSRRDKADFRQQLRDWVWPRRGWRRAGAYIWHRIARISESPHRIALGIASGVFVSFTPFLGFHILLAALIALIIKGHVLASAFGTLIGNPVTFPMIWIGSYNLGIKLLGRVPSETVTVTWPPDVSGPMLESSARTWHDLWHVVEPVLLPMTVGGCLLGLAFATLSYYITRVGVAAYQSRRRELRFRRRVALRHPELADGGDIDDRRL, translated from the coding sequence ATGCTCTTCTCACGACGAGACAAGGCAGATTTTCGGCAGCAACTGCGAGACTGGGTCTGGCCCCGTCGTGGTTGGCGCCGGGCCGGTGCCTATATCTGGCACCGGATCGCTCGCATCTCGGAATCACCTCATCGCATTGCCCTTGGCATTGCGAGCGGTGTTTTCGTCTCTTTCACGCCCTTTCTCGGCTTTCACATCCTGCTGGCAGCGCTCATCGCTCTGATCATCAAGGGGCATGTGCTGGCCTCGGCCTTTGGCACGCTCATCGGCAATCCCGTGACCTTTCCGATGATCTGGATCGGATCCTACAATCTCGGCATCAAGCTTTTGGGACGGGTGCCCAGCGAGACGGTGACCGTGACCTGGCCGCCCGATGTATCAGGTCCGATGCTCGAGAGTTCGGCCCGCACCTGGCATGATCTCTGGCACGTGGTGGAGCCGGTCCTTCTGCCGATGACGGTGGGTGGCTGCCTCCTGGGCTTGGCCTTTGCGACTTTGAGTTACTATATTACCCGCGTCGGCGTCGCGGCCTACCAGTCTCGCCGCCGTGAACTGCGCTTCCGCCGCCGGGTTGCTCTTCGGCATCCGGAATTAGCGGATGGCGGCGATATTGATGATAGGCGGCTATGA
- the rnc gene encoding ribonuclease III, with product MAEHRANPGKLTKLAERIGHQFAHPELLERAVTHASYPALRRKLQARMADQDATHDNERLEFLGDRVLALIIAEELFKCFPASAEGELAPRLNALVRKETCADVARSLDLGRFLRLGSSEAAAGGRTKTAILGNAVEAVIAAIYLDGGIEAARAFISRYWRPHFDGISVMAKDRKSALQEWAQGRGLPAPVYREVARTGPDHAPLFKIEVAIEGYPVQEGEGTSKRAAEQAAAHAFIAREELDR from the coding sequence ATGGCTGAGCACCGCGCAAACCCTGGGAAACTCACCAAGCTTGCGGAGCGGATTGGCCATCAATTCGCGCATCCGGAGCTGCTTGAGCGTGCCGTCACTCATGCGAGCTATCCGGCTCTGCGCCGAAAGCTGCAGGCCCGCATGGCCGATCAGGACGCGACCCACGACAATGAGCGGTTGGAATTTCTCGGTGATCGCGTGCTCGCCCTGATCATTGCAGAGGAGCTCTTTAAGTGCTTCCCCGCGAGCGCCGAAGGAGAGCTGGCGCCAAGGCTGAATGCCCTCGTGCGCAAGGAAACCTGCGCAGACGTGGCGCGCAGCCTGGATCTTGGCCGCTTTCTTCGCCTCGGCTCCAGTGAAGCTGCCGCGGGCGGGCGAACCAAGACCGCCATCCTCGGCAATGCCGTGGAAGCAGTAATCGCCGCAATCTATCTTGACGGCGGGATCGAAGCGGCGCGTGCCTTCATTTCCAGATATTGGCGCCCCCATTTCGATGGCATCAGCGTCATGGCCAAGGATCGCAAGAGCGCGCTGCAGGAATGGGCGCAAGGTCGCGGTCTGCCGGCCCCGGTCTACCGGGAGGTTGCACGCACGGGTCCCGACCATGCGCCGCTGTTCAAGATCGAGGTTGCGATCGAGGGCTATCCTGTGCAGGAGGGCGAGGGCACGTCCAAGCGCGCGGCCGAGCAGGCAGCCGCCCATGCCTTTATCGCCCGTGAGGAATTGGATCGATGA
- the dapA gene encoding 4-hydroxy-tetrahydrodipicolinate synthase: MFKGSITALITPMRDGAVDEKAFQDFVEWQIKEGTHGIVPVGTTGESPTLDHNEHERVISLAVEAAAGRVPVMAGTGSNSTDEAISLTRFAKQAKADAALVVVPYYNKPTQEGLYQHFRAVASAADIPIFVYNVPSRTVTNISVETLARLAKDVPNIVGVKDATSDLSRATLQRIQIGPDFVQLSGEDASTLGFMAHGGHGAISVTANVAPRLCSEFQEACLAGDFIKARAIQDRLMPLHAALFVETSPAPVKYAASLLGRATAELRLPLVETTESTRRQVEDAMRHAGLLN; the protein is encoded by the coding sequence ATGTTCAAGGGTTCGATCACAGCTTTGATCACCCCAATGCGCGATGGCGCAGTCGACGAGAAGGCATTTCAGGATTTCGTCGAGTGGCAGATCAAAGAAGGGACCCACGGCATCGTCCCGGTGGGCACAACCGGTGAATCACCAACGCTTGATCACAACGAGCACGAGCGTGTGATTTCTCTCGCGGTAGAGGCCGCGGCAGGTCGCGTTCCCGTCATGGCCGGCACGGGCTCGAACAGCACCGATGAGGCGATTTCGCTCACCCGCTTTGCCAAGCAGGCAAAGGCCGACGCGGCGCTCGTCGTCGTGCCCTATTATAACAAGCCGACCCAGGAGGGGCTCTACCAGCACTTCCGGGCAGTGGCTTCGGCCGCTGATATTCCGATTTTCGTCTATAACGTGCCGAGCCGGACCGTCACCAATATTTCGGTCGAAACGCTGGCAAGGCTTGCCAAGGACGTGCCGAACATCGTCGGCGTGAAGGATGCCACCTCTGACCTGTCGCGGGCGACGCTCCAGCGCATTCAGATCGGGCCCGATTTCGTGCAGCTCTCCGGTGAGGATGCGAGCACCTTGGGCTTCATGGCCCATGGCGGCCACGGCGCGATCTCCGTCACAGCCAATGTGGCGCCCCGTCTCTGTTCTGAATTCCAGGAAGCCTGCTTGGCCGGCGACTTCATCAAGGCTCGTGCGATCCAGGATCGCCTGATGCCCCTGCACGCCGCTTTATTTGTGGAAACAAGTCCTGCGCCCGTGAAATATGCTGCGAGCCTCTTGGGCCGTGCGACGGCGGAACTGCGTCTGCCCCTCGTTGAGACCACCGAATCCACCCGCCGGCAGGTTGAGGATGCGATGCGCCATGCTGGCCTGCTCAACTGA
- the acpS gene encoding holo-ACP synthase → MILGIGNDVIDIRRVERSLERFGERFTSRIFTDIERRKSDRRAARAASYAKRFAAKEACSKALGTGFRKGVYWRDLGVVNEPSGRPTMVLTGNARAHLDRMTPEGCRAVVHLTITDDYPYAHAFVIISAEPISGVNAIAAE, encoded by the coding sequence ATGATTCTCGGCATCGGCAATGACGTGATCGACATCAGGCGTGTCGAGCGATCGCTTGAGCGCTTCGGCGAGCGTTTCACCAGCCGGATCTTCACCGATATCGAGCGGCGCAAGTCTGACCGCCGCGCAGCTCGCGCAGCCTCCTATGCCAAACGTTTCGCCGCCAAGGAAGCCTGCTCCAAGGCATTGGGAACGGGCTTTCGCAAAGGCGTTTACTGGCGCGATCTCGGGGTGGTGAACGAGCCATCCGGTCGCCCCACCATGGTGCTCACCGGCAACGCGCGGGCTCATCTCGACCGCATGACCCCCGAGGGTTGCCGTGCCGTCGTCCACCTCACCATCACCGATGATTATCCCTATGCCCACGCATTCGTGATCATCAGCGCAGAGCCGATTTCCGGAGTGAACGCGATTGCCGCGGAATGA
- the smpB gene encoding SsrA-binding protein SmpB, producing the protein MAKQQTAAKGGARLVVADNRRARFDYEIMETFEAGLALQGTEVKSLREGKAGLGESYATVEGEELKLINAYIPEYGQGNRFNHEPRRPRKLLLHRRQIDRLAGAIQKEGLTVVPLRIYFNERGLAKAEVALARGRKAHDKREHLKERSWEREKARLLRDHS; encoded by the coding sequence ATGGCTAAGCAGCAAACCGCAGCAAAGGGAGGAGCGCGTCTCGTCGTCGCCGATAACCGGCGGGCGCGCTTTGACTATGAGATCATGGAGACCTTCGAGGCCGGACTTGCGCTGCAGGGCACCGAGGTGAAAAGCCTGCGCGAAGGAAAGGCCGGCTTGGGCGAATCCTATGCGACCGTTGAGGGCGAGGAGCTCAAGCTCATCAACGCTTATATTCCCGAATATGGGCAGGGCAACCGCTTCAATCACGAGCCGCGCCGCCCGCGCAAACTGCTTCTGCATCGCCGCCAGATCGACCGGCTGGCGGGAGCGATCCAGAAGGAGGGGCTCACGGTCGTGCCCCTTCGCATCTATTTCAACGAGCGCGGCCTCGCCAAGGCCGAGGTGGCGCTTGCTCGCGGCCGCAAGGCCCATGACAAGCGCGAGCATCTCAAAGAGCGCTCTTGGGAGCGCGAAAAGGCCCGGTTGCTCCGCGATCACAGCTGA
- a CDS encoding RelA/SpoT family protein, whose amino-acid sequence MMRQYELVERVLSYNPDADEALLNKAYVYAMRAHGAQKRASGAPYFSHPLEVAALLTELKLDDATIAAALLHDVVEDTGTTEKEIEEIFGPEIASLVDGLTKIKKLDLATKEAAQAENLRKLLVAISEDIRVLLVKLADRLHNMRTIEHMSPEKRVRIAQETMDIYAPLAGRMGMQQMREELDDLAFRVLNPDAHSTIIARLQRLRVESGDVLAEIEEALRSKLADHAIEAQVTGREKRPYAIWRKMERKHITLDQLSDIYGFRVIVKTVDECYRALGIVHQTWRVVPGRFKDYISNPKQNGYRSIHTTVIGPHRQRVELQVRTKDMHDVAERGVASHALYKDLGSGDGDRPGAVPLERDSTAYQWLRHLVEMLSEGASPKEFLEHTKLELFQDQVYCFTPKGALIALPRGATPIDFAYAVHTDIGDSCVGCRINGRHAPLITELENGDEVEIIRSKAQTPPAAWEAFAITGKARAAIRRATKLAVRRQYADLGREMLERTLKQVNHPYDEAEIEAALPRLGLKNQSLPDVLAAIGRGEIARDDLLKAMRINDGETSAASGGRLRGLARVIGLPKVLNRQQPQPDAIPIRGSSGLPLKFAESIGAVPGERIVGILTPGEGITVFPIFAKDLKNYDDEPERWIDLAWDVDPGSTQHFAAVINVMIINEIGALAQVTQAIGENDGNIQNLQMKAQGPGFYDLKIVVEVADIKHLSRIIAALKQRPLVSNVVRATG is encoded by the coding sequence ATGATGCGCCAATACGAGCTTGTCGAGCGGGTTCTCAGCTACAATCCCGATGCCGATGAAGCGCTGCTGAACAAGGCCTATGTCTATGCAATGCGTGCTCATGGCGCGCAGAAGCGTGCATCCGGCGCGCCTTATTTTTCTCATCCCCTCGAAGTTGCCGCCCTTCTAACCGAGCTCAAGCTCGACGATGCCACGATCGCCGCGGCCCTGCTGCACGATGTCGTTGAAGACACCGGCACGACCGAGAAGGAAATAGAGGAGATCTTCGGCCCCGAGATTGCATCCCTCGTCGATGGCCTGACCAAGATCAAGAAGCTCGACCTCGCCACCAAGGAAGCAGCCCAGGCTGAAAATCTGCGCAAGCTGCTGGTGGCGATCTCCGAAGACATCCGGGTGCTTCTGGTGAAGCTTGCCGATCGCCTGCACAATATGCGGACGATCGAGCATATGAGCCCGGAGAAGCGGGTTCGCATCGCCCAGGAGACCATGGACATCTATGCGCCGCTGGCCGGGCGCATGGGCATGCAGCAGATGCGGGAGGAACTCGATGATTTGGCCTTCCGCGTGCTCAATCCCGACGCCCACAGCACCATCATCGCCCGCCTGCAGCGGCTGCGCGTGGAAAGTGGCGACGTCCTGGCCGAGATCGAAGAGGCGCTCCGCTCCAAGCTCGCTGACCATGCGATAGAGGCGCAGGTGACCGGCCGCGAAAAGCGGCCTTACGCGATCTGGCGGAAGATGGAGCGCAAGCACATCACGCTCGACCAGCTGTCCGATATCTACGGCTTCCGGGTGATCGTCAAAACGGTCGATGAATGTTACCGGGCGCTTGGCATCGTGCATCAGACCTGGCGCGTGGTGCCAGGGCGCTTCAAGGACTACATCTCCAACCCCAAGCAGAATGGCTATCGCTCGATCCACACCACCGTGATCGGGCCGCATCGTCAGCGTGTCGAGTTGCAGGTGCGGACCAAGGACATGCATGACGTCGCTGAGCGAGGCGTTGCCTCCCATGCGCTCTATAAAGATCTTGGCAGCGGCGACGGCGACCGTCCCGGGGCGGTGCCTCTGGAGCGCGATTCCACCGCCTATCAGTGGCTGCGCCACCTCGTCGAGATGCTCTCCGAAGGGGCGAGCCCCAAGGAGTTCCTGGAACATACCAAGCTCGAGCTATTTCAGGACCAGGTCTATTGCTTCACTCCGAAAGGCGCTCTGATCGCCCTCCCTCGTGGGGCAACCCCGATCGACTTCGCTTATGCCGTGCACACGGATATTGGCGATAGTTGCGTTGGCTGCCGCATCAATGGCCGCCATGCTCCCCTGATCACCGAGCTCGAGAATGGCGACGAGGTGGAGATCATCCGCTCCAAGGCGCAGACCCCGCCTGCCGCATGGGAAGCCTTCGCCATTACCGGTAAGGCGCGCGCCGCGATCCGCCGGGCAACGAAGCTTGCCGTGCGCCGTCAATATGCCGATCTCGGTCGCGAGATGCTCGAGCGCACCTTGAAACAGGTCAATCATCCCTATGACGAGGCGGAGATCGAGGCGGCGCTGCCCCGGCTCGGCCTGAAGAACCAGTCCTTGCCGGATGTGCTGGCCGCGATCGGCCGGGGTGAAATCGCGCGCGATGATCTGCTCAAGGCGATGCGGATCAACGATGGCGAAACATCGGCAGCCTCGGGGGGCAGGTTGCGGGGGCTTGCCCGTGTGATCGGCCTGCCCAAGGTACTCAACCGCCAGCAGCCTCAGCCCGATGCGATCCCGATCCGCGGCTCCTCCGGCCTGCCGCTCAAATTTGCCGAAAGCATCGGTGCGGTTCCCGGTGAGCGCATCGTCGGCATCTTGACCCCCGGCGAGGGGATCACTGTCTTTCCGATTTTCGCAAAGGATCTCAAGAACTACGATGATGAGCCGGAGCGGTGGATTGATCTGGCCTGGGATGTCGACCCCGGGTCTACCCAGCACTTCGCCGCGGTGATCAACGTGATGATCATCAACGAGATCGGCGCGCTCGCCCAGGTGACCCAAGCCATTGGTGAGAACGACGGCAATATCCAGAATCTGCAAATGAAGGCGCAAGGGCCCGGCTTCTATGATCTGAAGATCGTGGTCGAAGTCGCCGATATCAAACATTTGAGCCGCATCATTGCCGCATTGAAGCAACGGCCGCTCGTCTCCAATGTGGTCCGGGCAACAGGCTGA
- a CDS encoding NYN domain-containing protein, giving the protein MFFYPGERTALFIDGANLYATAKALGFDIDYKRLLSLFRKQGRLVRAIYYTALVDDSEYSPIRPLIDWLDYNGYSVVTKPTREFTDSLGRRKIKGNMDIELAVDVMEMSANLDHVILFSGDGDFRSLVEAVQRRGLKVSVVSTLATKPPMVSDDLRRQADQFIDIMDLRAEIGREPSEREPAKRDESFGSRDDDFEDFADI; this is encoded by the coding sequence ATGTTCTTTTATCCGGGCGAAAGAACCGCCCTATTTATTGACGGCGCAAACCTCTATGCCACGGCCAAGGCTCTTGGCTTTGACATCGATTACAAGCGCCTGCTCAGCCTGTTCCGTAAACAAGGGCGGCTTGTTCGTGCAATCTATTACACGGCGCTCGTCGATGACTCCGAATATTCGCCGATCCGACCGCTGATCGATTGGCTTGACTACAACGGCTATTCGGTTGTCACCAAGCCGACACGGGAATTCACGGATTCGCTCGGAAGGCGCAAGATAAAGGGCAATATGGACATCGAACTGGCCGTCGATGTGATGGAAATGTCAGCCAATCTCGACCATGTGATCCTGTTCTCGGGCGATGGGGATTTCCGCAGCTTGGTCGAGGCCGTGCAGCGGCGTGGGCTCAAGGTCAGCGTCGTTTCGACACTTGCGACGAAGCCGCCGATGGTCTCAGATGATCTGCGGCGACAGGCCGACCAGTTCATCGATATCATGGATCTACGGGCGGAAATCGGACGTGAGCCGAGCGAGCGAGAGCCTGCGAAACGCGATGAGTCCTTCGGTTCGCGCGATGATGATTTCGAGGATTTTGCCGATATTTAA